The archaeon genome includes the window AGAAGCGACCTTGGCAAGAAACCCGAGGCGTGGGGACCAACTGCATGGCGATTTCGAGGGACTCTTCAAGCTCAGAGTGGGAGACTATCGGATCATGTATGCATTGGTTGGACAGGATGTGTTAGTGCTCAGAATCAGGCACAGGAGTAAGGCCTATGCCTGAGCACCTAGGGGATTCGGGTCCAGTTCTGGCACGGGCTCCATTTGGGTCCCATCGGGCCCGCAAAGCTTGATTTGGGCGTTTTTTGACCGAATGAGCCCGTGACCAGGTGTTCCGATATTAGAGGAAGAGTTCGAGTCCCACCGGGGCCGTTTTGGTCACACTCCAAATGGAGCAGAAAATGCTGACAAACTAACGGAGCCCAGGAATGATGCTCTTGAGGTAACTGGAAAGGAGTATTGCCGTGACAGAGAGCAAGATCGCGATTAGCCTGCCAATGATGCTGGTGTCGAAAGGCCAAGTCCCCATAGCGGCGACTTTGCGGTCTAGGAGTTCGGCTTTCATGATGTCGGACTGTGGGGCCAGTCCCTGGTCAGCCGTCCTATCAAAGATGCCTCGCAGCTTCGTGGCAAGCGCCTGTCTTTCACTCCTTTTCCGTTCCAGCATCAGCCGGTGACTTCGCGTAAGTGGCAAAAAGAACATCAGCAAACCTACGGCCGTCATCCCGATGGGGAACATTGCAGTTATTATCGTCACTGTACCTGCGGTGGAAAGGCCCGCTATCGTGAAGGCCACCAACAGACCAAAGAAAGGAGCGACCGACTGAAGTGCGAGGGCTCCCACTGGCCTGAGGCCCAGCAGCCTGTCTGTGTAGAAGGGCGACAGCCGAAGTCGCAGACCCCCCACCCGGTACAGCCCTCGAAGAGCAACGAACATAGCCCAGATTATCGACGATACAGCGATTGCGGGAAGGAGGAACCCGATTGTGAGCAGGAGGAGGGTTGGACCTTCAAGTCGTGTCAAGTCTAGGCTGTAAGCTGACACTTGACCTGAGAAGAAGAAGAGGAAGAGAAATAGGGTGATTGCGAGCTGAGGCCTCACAGCCCCGGTATCTGAGAAGGCACGACGGTAGGCATCCATCCCATCCTCTAGGAGCGGTGAGAACGACTCTTCAGCCCCGCTTATCCGTTTTCGCATGTACTTGGGCAAGTAGAAGGCAAACATGACGGAGAGCCCAGCTACATAGAATGGCAAGGTCATTGAACCTCTTAAGAGAGCACTCGGCAAATTCGTGATGTCAAATGTGCCTTGAGCCGCATAGGCGGCAGGTGAGGTGACAGCTTGCGCCACCGTCATGATTACGCACCCCGCCAAGTAGGGCAGATGGAACACCCCGACACACCGTTCCCAGAGAGTCGAACGCTCGGACCATTGGGTGCCAGTCAAGTTTCTGGTGATTCGCGTCTTTTGGTTCGAGAACTTATTATTCTTTCGAACTGGCTTCGGTCCAGACCCCGAGACAAAAGGAGAAGCAGGTGGGTCGAAATCCTTTCGTAGAAACAGTTTGGGGGGCTCCCCCATCGGCCCCGTGTTCGATTCCAAATGGTTTCAAACCCGATTACGTAACCAAATCTAGCACCAAAAACGCTGCGACTCCCGTCGGGCCCGCGAAGCTCGAAATGAACTCTGTTTTGCCTGAGAGAACCAGAATCAAGCTAGGCGCTGATTCAGGACTACTGGCGGAAGTTCGGGCGCTGCGCTAAATTCGATCAAAAGGACCTACAGTGACAATCAACGAAGATGTATTCTGCGAGTTCAGAAGTGAAGCAAGTTCCTGATGATACCACTAATTAGGATGCCTACGACTGTGAGAAGGACCGCCAAGAGCCTGGCCAGTATGCCCGTGTCGAAGGGCCAAGTGTGGATTTGCTGGGCCTCTCGCTTCAACATGTCAAGTACGCTTATCTCGTTCGCGGTTCGATCGTCGATCTGATCGTTGCCACTGGCCTTTACTCTTTGGAGGAGAACGGTCGCCCGAGGCCCTATCCACGCCAACTCTTGCTTCTTAGCGTCGACTAGCCTGGAGTGCATGCTCAAGAGCGGGAATAGGAAGAGAAGAAACCCGACAGGATATAGTATCAGGAATGCTAGAGATAGTTCAAGTGGAAGGAATCCTTGAAAGATGACAGGAATCACGACAGTACTAACAACTCCGACGTAAATTAGCGTGGAGTTCAATGACGCTTTGCCAAACGGCCTCAGGCCAAGTGTCCTGTCCTCTGTGTATGGTCGAAGCTTCAAAGGGAGCTTGCCCATCTTGTAGATTGAATACATCGAGTAGCCAAACGTCCAAAGGAATGTGGCGAAGACGAAGTTGAACCAGAAAAAGGGAACCTCCCCTTCCAGAGCAACAGGAAGAGAAATGCCAGTCTGGCCGAGGGTAAACAACGGAACTACGAAGGCGAGTGTGACCAGGTAAACCAATATCACGCGACGGGCCGACGAGAAGTGGGACAGGTCGAGCTGAGTTGAAGCCCCCGTGAGCCCACCGTGTATTTCATCAACGAATTTCAACAGGCGTGTCAACTCCCGGCGAAGATAGCTGGCTGTTTGGAAGGCGAAGACCGCGAAGACCAAATCAAAGGCGTTGAGGAAGATCACAGTCGGCGGAGGAAACGCTGAAGCCAAAGCTGGAAGCAACGAAAGCAAAAGGAAAGGTGCCCATCCAAAACAGATCGCGCCTGCCCAGTTGGGAAGCCCGACCCAATCGCTAAGCTTCTCGAACCAGAGCTCCGGTACTGAATAGCCCAATTGATGCCTCCCCAACGGCGCCCTCCAGGGCGAATAAAAGATATCTTGCCGAGCATGGCCCGAGTCAATATTTTCGACTCCATGCGGCCCGATTCTAGGCCCTGGTCCCTGAACGGCGCCGAACGTGTGCAGCCCACTAAGAACTACTGTCACTCCTAAGGTCTCCCCTGTAGGAGTCGAGAACACAGCTAGTCTGTCGGGCCCGCCTTCAACCCCATCTGAACTCGACTCTCTTCTTCAGCCCTCACCTAATTCCGCGGGAGCCAGGACTACTCACTTCTCGCGGGTCCGCTTGTGGCCTCGATTCTTCGACGGGACCCACCCTCCATCGCTCGTCCTCTTGTATCCCTGGTTGTAGTGGCGAAAGAAGTCCTCGGGCGTAATCAAGGCCTCTTCTGGAACGATGGCGCCCCACCCAGAACCACTCAAGAGGAGCTCCTTGAAGTCTGGGTTGACTATGATGTCTTTTGAGACTTGAGCCCGCTCGTGCCAGACCTCCATGTCGAGTATCCGGAGCCGCTCCCCTCGGTCGGCAATGAGCTGCGTAGCAATCTCAGGCCCGGCCGGTTTGCCGACGAGGTCTCCTGTCTTCACCTCAGTCTCCGAGCCGTTGTATCTCAGCGTCCCCTTCCCGCTTAGGATCAAGTAATACTCGTCCACGTGTGAGTG containing:
- a CDS encoding type II toxin-antitoxin system RelE/ParE family toxin → MTSRILYKSSVRHDLKKIARGDQERILRQIEATLARNPRRGDQLHGDFEGLFKLRVGDYRIMYALVGQDVLVLRIRHRSKAYA